ACTGCCCGTTTCGCTGGTTCTGCTGTTTGGCGTCCTCTACCTGATTAAACTGGCGACGGGAAGCATCCCCGAGGCGAAGACGGAAGCGAGGTAAGACTGTTAAAATAATGGGCATGGAAAACCTAACAGGCTAAAACAGCAAACACGTTTATAAACAAAGGGAGCGTTGCCAAACAAGAAATATGTGTGGCAACGCTCTTTTATTGCCGGATTATAAATTAATATTATGTATTGCGCCAATCAACTCAAATACTTCTGAAACAGGGGCATCCTTTTCTTTCAATTTCTGTAATGTCTTATCCCTGAATAACTTTATCCCGGATTCAACCGCTTCTAAACAATCGATCTTCCACGCCTCGAATATTCTTTCAGAATGATGGCCTTTGATTAATTCATAGGCAGTGTGAAGCGTGATTTGTACTTTTTCTAAATCTGGAAACGGACCTGCAATATGGATGTTTTTTCCGGCAATATATTTATTTTTATTGTTTAAGTTGGTCCCACCCGCATACCGATCGCGAGCGGCAAATTTTAAATTTCTAACGTTAGCCATCACCAAAGCACCAAAACACAAAGGACAAGGCTCCGTGGTTGAATATAAGG
The window above is part of the Capillibacterium thermochitinicola genome. Proteins encoded here:
- a CDS encoding nucleoside deaminase; this translates as MWDKLEEPWQACFELGWTSFKKGSIPIGAVVVDVKGKIIARGRNRLYESEREAGEIAGHKLSHAELNALLKVNESDYPNIRQFSLYSTTEPCPLCFGALVMANVRNLKFAARDRYAGGTNLNNKNKYIAGKNIHIAGPFPDLEKVQITLHTAYELIKGHHSERIFEAWKIDCLEAVESGIKLFRDKTLQKLKEKDAPVSEVFELIGAIHNINL